The Streptomyces cyanogenus DNA segment GGTGCCGACCCTCGGCGGCCCGGCCGTCACCCTGAAGCTGCCGCCGGGCACCCCGAACGGCCGGACCATGCGGGCGCGGGGCAAGGGCGCGGTCCGCAAGGACGGCACCCGCGGCGATCTGCTGGTCACCGTCGAGGTGAGTGTCCCGAAGGACCTGTCGGGGAAGGCTCGTGACGCGCTGGAGGCGTATCGCGAGGCGACCGCGGGCGAGGACCCGCGGGCGGAGCTGTTCGAGGCCGCGAAGGGAGCTTGAGAGTGATGGACGGCCGTCGACGTAACCCGTATGAACTGACCGAGGAGACCCCGGTCTACGTCATCTCGGTGGCGGCCCAGCTCTCCGGACTCCACCCGCAGACGCTGCGCCAGTACGACCGCCTGGGCCTGGTCTCCCCCGACCGCACCGCGGGCCGGGGCCGCCGCTACTCGGCCCGCGACATCGAACTGCTCCGCCAGGTGCAGCAGTTGTCGCAGGACGAGGGCATCAACCTGGCCGGCATCAAGCGCATCATCGAACTGGAGAACCAGGTCGTCGCGCTCCAGTCCCGGGTCGCGGAGCTGGAAGCGGCCCTGGACGGCGCCGCGGCCGCGATGCAGCAGCGCGAGGCCGCCGTGCACGCCTCCTACCGGCGCGACCTGGTGCCGTACCAGGAGGTCCAGCAGACCAGCGCGCTGGTGGTGTGGCGGCCGAAG contains these protein-coding regions:
- a CDS encoding heat shock protein transcriptional repressor HspR; translated protein: MDGRRRNPYELTEETPVYVISVAAQLSGLHPQTLRQYDRLGLVSPDRTAGRGRRYSARDIELLRQVQQLSQDEGINLAGIKRIIELENQVVALQSRVAELEAALDGAAAAMQQREAAVHASYRRDLVPYQEVQQTSALVVWRPKRQQQD